ACGCGCTCGCGGCGGCGGGCGCGACGGGCGGCTGCGGCTCGACGGCCTCGGCGGGCTGTGGCTCGGAGGCCGCGGCCGGCTGCGGCTCGCACGCCGAGGAGGGCGCCGGCTGCGGCCCCTGCGGCGGTCACGCGGCTCCGGTGGCCGAGGAGGCTCGTGTGAACGAGGCCCGCACCGACCTGGTGGCCGTGCGCCGCCGGGGCGCCGGAACGGACCTCGCGCCGAATGCGTAACGACGAACTCCTCGCCCTGGACCGGGCCCATGTCTGGCATCCGTACGGCCCCATGCCGGGCCGTACGGACCCGCTGGTCGTCGAGTCGGCGTCCGGTGTGCGTCTCCGGCTCGCCGAACCCGTGCACGGCCAGGCCGAGTTGATCGACGGCATGTCCTCGTGGTGGTCGGCGCTGCACGGCTACAACCACCCCGTGCTCAACGAGGCGGCGCACGACCAGCTGGGCCGGATGAGCCACGTCATGTTCGGCGGGCTCACCCACGAGCCGGCCGTCCGGCTCGCCACCCGGCTGGTCGAGATCACCCCGGAACCGCTCCAGCACGTCTTCCTCAGCGACTCCGGCTCGGTCTCCGTCGAGGTCGCGGCCAAGATGTGCCTGCAGTACTGGCGCTCGGTGGGCCGGCCCGGCAAGCAGCTCCTGATGACCTGGCGCGGCGGCTACCACGGGGACACCTGGCAGCCGATGTCCCTGTGCGACCCCGAGGGCGGGATGCACGAGCTGTGGTCGGGCGTGCTCCAGCGCCAGGTCTTCGTCGACGCGCCGCCGGTCACGTACGAGGAGTCGTACGCCCGGATGCTGCGGGAGCAGATCGCTCTCCACGCGGACGAGGTCGCCGCGGTGATCGTGGAGCCGGTGGTGCAGAACGCGGGCGGGATGCGGTTCCACCCGCCCGAGTACCTGCGCGTCCTCCGCGAGGCGTGCGACGAGCACGGGGTCCTCCTGATCTTCGACGAGATCGCGACCGGCTTCGGCCGTACGGGCACGCTGTTCGGCGCCGACCAGGCCGGCGTCTCGCCCGATGTGATGTGCGTGGGCAAGGCGCTGACGGGCGGTTACCTGTCGATGGCGGCCACGCTCTGCACGACGGAGATCGCCGAGGGCATCTCGCGCGGCGAGGTTCCCGTCCTGGCGCACGGGCCGACCTTCATGGGCAATCCGCTGGCCTCGGCGGTGGCCTGCGCGTCGATCGACCTGCTGATGTCCCAGGACTGGGCGCTGGAGGTCAAGCGCATCGAGACGGGACTCCGCGAGGGGCTCGCCCCCGCCGCGGAACTCCCCGGTGTGCGCGAGGTACGGGTGCTCGGCGCCATCGGCGTCGTCCAGCTCGACCACGACGTCGACATGGCCGCGGCCACGGAGGCTGCGGTCCGGGCGGGCGTGTGGCTGCGCCCGTTCCGCGACCTGATCTACACGATGCCGCCGTACGTGACGGGCGACGAGGACCTGGCCCGCATCTGCACGGCGGTCAGGGCGGCGGCGCAGGCGGGCTGACGCCGTTGCGGCGGGGGCGCCCCCCCGTTGTGGGCAATCGTTCCGCAGGGCGGAACGGGTGGGCACAACGGAACGGCGCCTCTGCGGGCGCCTCCGCCCCCTGTACCTACGGCGCCCACGTGCTCGGCGCCCGCAAGCAAGGAAGGGACACCCCATGACCGTCATCGTCGTGACCGGCACCGGCACGGAGATCGGCAAGACCATCGTCACCGCGGCAGTCGCCGCCATCGCCACCGCCGCCGGAAAGTCCGTCGCCGTCCTGAAGCCCGCCCAGACCGGCGTCGGCCCGGACGAGCAGGGCGACGCGGACGAGGTCGTACGCCTCTCGGGCGCCGCGGCCTCCGTCGAGCTGGGCCGTTTCCCGGAGCCCCTGGCCCCCGGGACGGCCGCCCGGCGGGCCGGGCTCGCCCCGGTCGGACCCCGGGAGGTCGCGGAGGCCGCCCGGAAGCTGGCCGCCGACCATGACCTGGTGCTCGTGGAGGGGGCGGGCGGGCTGCTCGTCCGCTTCGACGAGGAGGGCGGCACGCTCGCCGACGCGGCCGCGTTGCTCGGCGCGCCGGTCCTGGTGGTGGTCCCGGCCGGTCTGGGGACGCTCAACCCGACGGCTCTGACGGCCGAGGCACTGCGGGCGCGCGGGATCGAGCAGCTCGGCGTGGTCGTCGGCAGCTGGCCGGACGCGCCGGACCTGGCGGCGCGCTGCAACCTCGCGGACCTGCCGAAGGAGGCGGGCGCCCCGCTGCTCGGGGCCGTACCGGAGGGCTCGGGGACGCTCGACCCGGCGGCGTTCCGGGCGGCGGCGGGCGGCTGGCTGGCGCCGGAGCTCGGCGGCACGTGGGACGCGGAGGCGTTCGCGGGGGCGCAGGCGCCACCGGCCTTCACACACTGACGGTCTGTGCGAGGCGCAGGCGCCACCGGTCTCCGTACGCTGACGGCGTGCGCGGGGGCGCCTGCGGCATCCGGCGCCGGACGATGCGCGCGGGGGCGCAGGCCGCCCCTGTCTCCGTACGCTGACCGTATGCGCGCACACGTTCAGGAGATCGTCTTCGACTGCGCCGCCCCGGCGGCGCTCGTCCGCTTCTGGGCCGGGCTCCTCGGCGGCGAACCCGTCGACCGGAGCGCCGACTGGTCGTACGTGGATCCGCCGGAGTTCGTACGGATCGCCTTCCAGCGGGTGCCGGAGGGCAAGGCCGTGAAGAACCGGCTCCACCTCGACGTGGAGGTGGCGGATCCGGCGCGGGCGGCCGAGGAGGTGCTGCCGCTCGGGGCGGTCACGGTCGGCGGGCTCGTCACCGACGAGCAGGGTTCCTTCCAGGTCATGCGGGACCCGGAGGGCAACGAGTTCTGCTTCGTGACGGGATGAGGCGACCGACGATGACGCACCCCGGCTCGCCTCCTCGTGTCCACCATCCTCTGTTCGCCCGTTTCTACGCCCGGTTCAGCGCCTCGGCCGACACGCGGGGCGGGCTCGGCGCGCTGCGGACGGAGCTGCTCGCCGGGCTCTCCGGCCGGGTCGTCGAGATCGGGGCGGGGAACGGCCTGAACTTCGCGCACTACCCGGCCGGGGTCACCGAGGTCGTGGCCGTCGAACCGGAGTCGCATCTGCGCCGGCTCGCCGAGGAGGCCGCGCGCCGGGCCCCCGTCCCGGTGACCGTGCTGCCGGGCACGGCCGAGGCGCTGCCGGGTCCGGACGGTTCCTTCGACGCGGCGGTGGCCTCGCTGGTGCTGTGCACCGTACGGGACGTGCCGGCGGCCCTCGCCGAGGCGCGGCGGGTCCTGCGCCCGGGCGGTGAGCTGCGGTTCTTCGAGCACGGGGCGGCGGACACGCCAGGGCTCGCGCGGGTGCAGCGGGGCCTGGACCGCACGGTCTGGCCACTGCTGTTCGGCGGGTGCCACACCTCCCGTACCCCACTCGCGGCGATCGAGGCGGCGGGCTTCGGCCTCGTCTCGTACCGCTCCTTCGACGTACCGGAGCGGGGCCCGCGGCTGCCGTCCTCCCCCTGCGTCCTGGGCACGGCCCGGCGGTAAATCCCTGGCACGGTCGCCGTGTCGCCTGATGGGATTCGGCCATGATCGATGTGAAGATTCGCGCCGCCGTGACCGACGAGGCGGAGGCCGTCCTCGCCTTCTGGCGGGAGGCCGCCGAGGGCACCTCCATCTCCGACGACGTGCACGGGGTGACCCGGCTCCTGGAGCGCGATCCGGAGGCGCTGATCCTGGCCACGCTGCCCGACGGGCGGATCGTGGGGTCCGTGATCGCCGGCTGGGACGGCTGGCGTGCCTCGCTCTACCGGCTCGCCGTGCTGCCCTCGCACCGTCGGCAGGGCATCTCGACCGCGCTCCTGCGCGCGGCGGAGGACCGTTTCGCCGCGCTCGGCGGACGTCGTGCGGACGCGATGGTCCTGGTGGCGAACGAGACGGCGCACGCCGCGTGGGGGGCCGCGGGGTACGAGCGGCAGGAGCAGTGGCGCCGGTGGGTGAAGCCGTTCCCCGCCTGAGTACGGGGTCATCATCACGCCGCTTTGCCGATCCTTTACCATGGTGTCTCATTCCGACGACCGAAAGGTGTGAGCGTCCGCCCATGGGCGAGCCTCCCAGTAGCACTGGTTCCGACCATCGACATCGAGCGATCCCTCTCCCGCTGACTGATCATGGGACGGAGGTGAACCGATGACCGAAGTGCTTCTGCTCGTGGTGGCGCTGCTGCTCGCTCTCGCGTGCGGCGCGTTCGTCGCGGCCGAGTTCTCGCTGACCACGGTCGAGCGCGGCGAGCTCGAAGCGGCCGTGGAGCGCGGCGAGCGGGGGGCGGCGGGCGCGCTCAAGGCCGTCCGCTCCCTCACCTTCCAGCTCTCCGGCGCCCAGCTGGGCATCACCGTGACCAACCTGGTCGTCGGCATGCTCTCCGAGCCCTCGATCGCCAAGCTGATCAGCGGCCCCCTGGAGGCGATGGGACTCTCGTCCTCGGCGGCCTCCTCGGTCGCCCTCGCCCTGGGCACCGCCCTGTCCACCGTCGTCCTGATGGTCGTCGGCGAGCTCGTCCCCAAGAACTGGGCGATCTCCTCGCCGCTCGCCGTCGCGAAGGTGGTGGGCACTCCGCAGCGCGTGTTCACGGCCGCCTTCAAGCCGTTCATCAGTCATCTCAACAACACGGCGAACCGGATCCTGCGTCGCCTCGGCCTGGAGCCGACCGAGGAGCTCGCCTCCGCGCGCTCCCCGCAGGAGCTGGTGGCGCTCGCCCGGCACTCCGCGAAGGAGGGCGCCCTGGAGGCGGACACGGCCGAGCTGTTCGTCCGTACCCTCAACCTGGCGGAGCTGACCGCGGAGAACGTGATGACGCCCCGCGTGCAGGTCACCGCCCTTGAGGTGCAGGCCACCGCCGAGGACGTCGCCAACGCGACCCGCGCGACCGGCCTGTCCCGCTTCCCCGTCTACCGGGGCAGCCTCGACGCGGTCGTCGGCATCGCCCACATCAAGGACGTGCTCGCGATACCGGCCGAGGAGCGGCCCCGCCGCCGGATCGGCGAGATGCTCCGCGAGCCGCTGCTCGTCCCCGAGACGCTCACCGTGGACCGGCTGCTCGACCGTCTGTCGGGCAAGCAGACGATGGCCGTCGTCATCGACGAGTACGGCGGCACGGCCGGGGTCGCGACCCTGGAGGACATCGTCGAGGAGGTCGTCGGCGAGGTGCGCGACGAGCACGACCCGCACGAGACGCCGGACCTGGCACGGGCCGGCGAGGACGCGGACGGGCGCGAGCTGTGGTCCGCCGACGGCGCCGCCCGTACGGACCAGCTGGCCACGATCGGCCTGCGGGTGCCGGACGGCCCGTACGAGACGCTCGCGGGCGTCCTCGCGACCGAGCTCGGCCGGATCCCCGCCGCGGGCGACAGCGTGGAGCTCGCCGGCTGGCGGCTCGACGTCGTCGACGCCTCCGGCCGGCGCGCCGCGCGCGTACTCCTGCACGCCCCCGCGCACCACACCGAGGACGAGTCCGGGGAGGCCGGTCGATGATCGCGGTCCAGCTGTTGATCGGTCTGCTCACGCTGGTCGTCAACGCCTTCTTCGTCGGCGCCGAGTTCGCCCTGATCTCGGTCCGCCGCAGCCAGATCGAGCCCCTGGCCGACTCCGGGAACCGGCGGGCGCGCAGCGTCATCTGGGGCCTGGAGCACGTCTCCGCGATGCTCGCGGCGGCGCAGCTCGGCATCACGCTCTGCACCCTGGTCCTCGGCATCGTCGCCGAACCGGCCATCGAGCACCTGCTCGAACCGGTCTTCGACGCGGTCGGCGTGCCGCACGGCGTGGCCGCCACGATCTCGTTCGTGATCGCGCTGGCCCTGGCGACGTATCTGCACATGCTGCTCGGCGAGATGGTGCCGAAGAACATCGCGCTGGCCGAGCCGACGCGCTCCGCGCTGCTGCTCGGGCCGCCCCTGGTGACGCTCGCGCGGACGCTGCGGCCGGTGATCTTCGCGATCAACGCCTTCGCCAACACCCTGCTCAAGCTGTTGCGGGTGGAGGTCAAGGGCGAGGTCGCGGCGACCTTCTCGGACGACGAGCTGGCCCGGATGGTCACCGACGCGGGCCACGCGGGTCTCCTGGACGACCGGGCCGCCGAGCGGCTGCACGACGCCCTCGAACTGGGCCGGCGCCCGGTGCGGGACGTCGTGATGCCGGCGGAGAAGGTGGTGTACGCGCAGGTCGGCACCACTCCCGAGGAGCTGGAGGCGCTGGCCGCGCGGACCGGGTTCTCCCGCTTCCCGGTGCTCGACGCCGAGCGCCGCATCCTGGGCTATCTGCACGTCAAGGACGCCCTGGACGCCACCCCGCGCGATCTGCCGTTCCCGGTGTCGGCGCTGCGGCCGATCGCCCGGGTCCGGGCGGCGACGCCGCTCGACGACGTCCTCACCGCGATGCGCCGCAGCCGGACGCACCTGGCGGCCGTGCTCGACGAGGACGGCAAGCCGGCCGGCCTCGTGACGATGGAGGACGTGCTGCGCGAGCTGGTGGGGCGCCCGGCGGCGCCGTGACGCCCTGAAGCGGAGGGCCCCGGGAGCGATCCCGGGGCCCTTCGGCGTGTCAGAGCGCGGTGGCGGCGAGCCAGTCGTCGAGCAGCTCCCGGTCGCCGGTGTGCGTGAAGCGCGGGTCGTCGGCGGCGTACCGGCGGTGCAGGAGGAGCAGCAGCTCGCCGGTGTCGGCCGTGACACCGGCGGTCGGCTCGGCGCCACCGGCGCCACGGCTCCGGGTGAAGCCGCCCCCGCCGAGCGTGAGGGTCCATACGGCGCCGGTGTCGCGGGCGGTGAGCCGGAGGACGGCGCCGTCGCGGCCGAGGTGGGCGAGGGGTTCGGCGATCCAGGGGACGTACGGCGCGTCGGTGAGGAAGTGGTCGATCGCGGCAGCGGCCGTGCGGGGGTCGATCGCCCCGGCGGCGCCGCCGAGGGCGAGCTCGGCGTCGGCGAGGTGGACGACCGCCTCGGCGAGCAGCAGCCGCGGGTAGTACCGGGCGTGCGGGTCCGCCCCCGGCGACCAGACCGGGAGGTCGGGGGCGGTGGTGCGCAGCGCCGTGAGCGCGCTCTCGGCACCGGCGGTCAGCCAGTCGGCGTACGCGGCGGGGTCCGTCGGCAGGTCGAGCGGGAGGTCCCGCACGCGGACGCGGACGGCGGCCCGGGTGCGTACGAGGTGCTCGGCCCAGCGGTGGACCGCACCGAGGTGCCGGGTCAGGTCGGCGAGGGTCCAGCCGGGACAGGTGGGCACCGGGGTCGCGGGATCGGCCTCGCGCACGAGGGCGGCGAAGCGCAGCACGTGCTCGGCGACGACGTCACAGGCGGCGTCCGGGGAAGCGGTCGGCGGAGTGGTCGCGGACGCCGTCGGCGAGGCGGGCCGGACGCTCTCCGGGGTGCCGAGGCGCCGGGCGCTCTCCGGAGCCGCATCGCGACCGGCGGCGTACGCGTCCTCCGTGAGCCCGAGGCCTTCGGAGACCTTCAGGAGCTCGTCCCGCCGGGGGCCCGCCGGTCCCCGCAGCGCGGCCTCGCGGAAGAGCCCGTCGAGGGTGCGGCGGTCGGCGGCACCGAGTCTGCCCAGGGTGTGCCCGGTGTTCTCCAGCCACTTCACGGCCGTGTCGGGATCGAGGTCCTCGTCCTCGGAGGTCTCGACCGCCGTCACCAGCTCCGCCAGCGCCTCGGCCAGCGTGCTCAGGAGCGCGTCGCTCATCGGGTTTCCCCTCCCGGGTTCTCCACGGCACCCCGCGCATACCGCGCGGTATGATCGCTCCGCCATGGAGATCAATGCCACGTACAACAGTCTCGTCGCCGTCGGGGACAGCTTCACCGAGGGTATGTCGGACCTGAAGCCCGACGGCTCCTACGGGGGCTGGGCGGACGTCCTCGCGGGCCGGCTCGCCGCCCGCTCCCCCGGCTTCCGCTACGCCAACCTGGCGGTGCGCGGCAAGCTCATCGGCCAGATCGTCGACGAGCAAGTCGACCTGGCCGCAGGCATGAAGGCCGATGTGGTGACCCTGGTCGGCGGGCTCAACGACACCCTGCGGCCCAAGGTCGACATGGTCCGGGTGAGGGACCTGCTCACCGAGGCAGTGGAACGCCTCACACCCTCCTGCGGGCAGCTGGTCCTGATGCGCAGCCCCGGCCGCAACGGTCCGGTCATGGAGCGCTTCCGTCCCCGGATGGAGGAGCTGTTCGCCCACATCGACACGCTCGCCGCCCGGCACGGCGCCCTGGTCGTCGACCTGTACGGGGCCCCGTCGCTCGGCGACCCCCGGCTGTGGGACGTGGACCGGCTCCATCTGACGGCCGACGGGCACCGGCGGGTCGCCGAGGCCGTGTGGCAGACGCTCGGCCTGGCGCCCGAGGAGGACTGGCGCACACCGCTGCCCCCGGGCGTACGGCCCGGCTGGGCGAGCCGCCGGATCGCGGACGCCCGCTTCGCCAGGGAGCACCTGGGCCCGTGGATCGGACGGCGCCTGACCGGCCGCTCGTCGGGCGACGGCCGCGCGCCCAAGCGACCGGAGCTGCTGCCGTACGAGCCCCCGGCTGGCGCGTAGCGGGGCGCCCACGCGCGCGCGTGACCTGGGTCTCGTAGCAAGCTCCACACCGGACCGTGGCGCTGGCCTGCAGAAACCACCAGTAAACTCTGTCCACGTGACTGCTGTGACTGCGAAGCCCCGCATCCCCAACGTTCTGGCCGGCCGCTACGCCTCCGCGGAGCTCGCCGTCCTCTGGTCCCCCGAGCAGAAGGTGAAGCTGGAGCGTCAGCTGTGGCTCGCCGTGCTGCGTGCGCAGAAGGACCTCGGGATCGAGGTTCCGGACGCCGCCCTCGCCGACTACGAGCGCGTTCTCGACCAGGTCGACCTCGGCTCCATCGCCGAGCGCGAGAAGGTCACCCGGCACGACGTGAAGGCCCGGATCGAGGAGTTCAACGCCCTCGCCGGCCACGAGCACGTCCACAAGGGCATGACCTCGCGCGACCTCACCGAGAACGTCGAGCAGCTCCAGATCCGGCTCTCCCTGGAGCTGATGCGGGACCGCACGGTCGCCGTACTCGCCCGCCTCGGCAAGCTGTCCGCCGAGTACGCGGAGCTGGTCATGGCCGGCCGCTCGCACAACGTCGCCGCCCAGGCGACCACCCTCGGCAAGCGTTTCGCGACGGCGGCGGACGAGCTGCTCGTGGCGTACGCCCGCCTGGAGGAGCTGCTCGGCCGCTACCCGCTGCGCGGCATCAAGGGCCCGGTCGGCACCGCGCAGGACATGCTGGACCTGCTCGGCGGCGACGCCGGCAAGCTCGCCGAGCTCGAGCAGCGGATCGCCGGTCACCTCGGCTTCGCGCACGCCTTCACCTCGGTCGGCCAGGTCTACCCGCGCTCGCTCGACTACGACGTGGTCACCTCGCTGGTGCAGCTGGCCGCCGCGCCCTCCTCGATCGCCAAGACGATCCGTCTGATGGCGGGCCACGAGCTGGTCACCGAGGGCTTCAAGCCCGGCCAGGTCGGCTCCTCGGCGATGCCGCACAAGATGAACACCCGTTCCTGCGAGCGCGTCAACGGCCTGATGGTCATCCTCCGCGGCTACGCCTCGATGACCGGCGAGCTGGCGGGCGACCAGTGGAACGAGGGCGACGTGTCCTGCTCCGTGGTCCGCCGGGTCGCGCTGCCGGACGCGTTCTTCGCGCTCGACGGCCTCCTGGAGACCTTCCTCACCGTGCTCGACGAGTTCGGCGCCTTCCCGGCCGTCGTCGCCCGCGAGCTCGACCGCTACCTGCCGTTCCTGGCGACCACGAAGGTCCTCATGGGCGCGGTGCGCGCCGGCGTGGGCCGCGAGGTCGCCCACGAGGCCATCAAGGAGAACGCCGTCGCCTCCGCCCTCGCCATGCGCGAGCAGGGCACCGTGCAGAACGAGCTCCTCGACAAGCTGGCCGCCGACGAGCGGATCCCGCTGGACCGGGCGCAGCTCGACGAGCTGATGGCGGACAAGCTGTCCTTCACGGGTGCCGCCGCCGACCAGGTCGCGGTCGTGGTCTCCCGTATCGAGGAGATCCTCAAGCAGCACCCGGAGGCCGCCGCCTACACCCCCGGGGCGATCCTCTGACCCGGAACCCCCGGTTCACCCAGCAGGAGCTGGAGGCCGCTCGCGACCGCGTCGTTCCCGACGTGGTCGCGAGCGGCCTTTCCGTCCTCTTCTGCGGGATCAATCCGGGGCTGATGACGGCGGCGACCGGCCACCACTTCGCCCGGCCGGGCAACCGCTTCTGGCCGGTGCTGCACCTGTCCGGCTTCACGCCGAGGCAGCTGCGCCCGGACGAGCAGGAGGAGCTCCTGACGTACGGGCTCGGGATCACGAACGTGGTGGCGCGGCCGACGGCGCGGGCCGACGAGCTGAGCCGTGAGGAGTACGAGGAGGGCGGACGCCTCCTCGTCGAGAAGGTGGAGCGGCTCGCGCCGCGCTGGCTCGCGGTCGTCGGCGTCACGGCGTACCGCACGGCCTTCAACGAGCCGAAGGCCGTGATCGGGCCGCAGGACCGGGCGATCGGTTCCACCCGGGTCTGGGTGCTGCCGAACCCGAGCGGTCTCAACGCCCACTGGACGACGGCGACGATGGCCGAGGAGTTCGCCCGGCTGCGGGCGGCGGCCGAGGCCTAGGGCCTGTCCGGCGGACCCGGCCATGATCCGCCGGACAGGTCCTGGGCAGGCGGGTCGACCTCGGTGATGACGGCGAGGAGCTGGAACGGCAGCTCCTTGTCCCACTGGGAGATGCCGAGGCCCGTCCACCGTCCGTCCACCCGCCACAGCCACAGGTGCGGGGCGTGACAGCTGAGCGTGGACCACGGCTCCGGTATCTCCTCGCCGTCGTTGACCCGCTC
The DNA window shown above is from Streptomyces vietnamensis and carries:
- a CDS encoding adenosylmethionine--8-amino-7-oxononanoate transaminase, which produces MRNDELLALDRAHVWHPYGPMPGRTDPLVVESASGVRLRLAEPVHGQAELIDGMSSWWSALHGYNHPVLNEAAHDQLGRMSHVMFGGLTHEPAVRLATRLVEITPEPLQHVFLSDSGSVSVEVAAKMCLQYWRSVGRPGKQLLMTWRGGYHGDTWQPMSLCDPEGGMHELWSGVLQRQVFVDAPPVTYEESYARMLREQIALHADEVAAVIVEPVVQNAGGMRFHPPEYLRVLREACDEHGVLLIFDEIATGFGRTGTLFGADQAGVSPDVMCVGKALTGGYLSMAATLCTTEIAEGISRGEVPVLAHGPTFMGNPLASAVACASIDLLMSQDWALEVKRIETGLREGLAPAAELPGVREVRVLGAIGVVQLDHDVDMAAATEAAVRAGVWLRPFRDLIYTMPPYVTGDEDLARICTAVRAAAQAG
- the bioD gene encoding dethiobiotin synthase; translated protein: MTVIVVTGTGTEIGKTIVTAAVAAIATAAGKSVAVLKPAQTGVGPDEQGDADEVVRLSGAAASVELGRFPEPLAPGTAARRAGLAPVGPREVAEAARKLAADHDLVLVEGAGGLLVRFDEEGGTLADAAALLGAPVLVVVPAGLGTLNPTALTAEALRARGIEQLGVVVGSWPDAPDLAARCNLADLPKEAGAPLLGAVPEGSGTLDPAAFRAAAGGWLAPELGGTWDAEAFAGAQAPPAFTH
- a CDS encoding VOC family protein, which encodes MRAHVQEIVFDCAAPAALVRFWAGLLGGEPVDRSADWSYVDPPEFVRIAFQRVPEGKAVKNRLHLDVEVADPARAAEEVLPLGAVTVGGLVTDEQGSFQVMRDPEGNEFCFVTG
- a CDS encoding class I SAM-dependent methyltransferase, translated to MTHPGSPPRVHHPLFARFYARFSASADTRGGLGALRTELLAGLSGRVVEIGAGNGLNFAHYPAGVTEVVAVEPESHLRRLAEEAARRAPVPVTVLPGTAEALPGPDGSFDAAVASLVLCTVRDVPAALAEARRVLRPGGELRFFEHGAADTPGLARVQRGLDRTVWPLLFGGCHTSRTPLAAIEAAGFGLVSYRSFDVPERGPRLPSSPCVLGTARR
- a CDS encoding GNAT family N-acetyltransferase, with the translated sequence MIDVKIRAAVTDEAEAVLAFWREAAEGTSISDDVHGVTRLLERDPEALILATLPDGRIVGSVIAGWDGWRASLYRLAVLPSHRRQGISTALLRAAEDRFAALGGRRADAMVLVANETAHAAWGAAGYERQEQWRRWVKPFPA
- a CDS encoding hemolysin family protein produces the protein MTEVLLLVVALLLALACGAFVAAEFSLTTVERGELEAAVERGERGAAGALKAVRSLTFQLSGAQLGITVTNLVVGMLSEPSIAKLISGPLEAMGLSSSAASSVALALGTALSTVVLMVVGELVPKNWAISSPLAVAKVVGTPQRVFTAAFKPFISHLNNTANRILRRLGLEPTEELASARSPQELVALARHSAKEGALEADTAELFVRTLNLAELTAENVMTPRVQVTALEVQATAEDVANATRATGLSRFPVYRGSLDAVVGIAHIKDVLAIPAEERPRRRIGEMLREPLLVPETLTVDRLLDRLSGKQTMAVVIDEYGGTAGVATLEDIVEEVVGEVRDEHDPHETPDLARAGEDADGRELWSADGAARTDQLATIGLRVPDGPYETLAGVLATELGRIPAAGDSVELAGWRLDVVDASGRRAARVLLHAPAHHTEDESGEAGR
- a CDS encoding hemolysin family protein, which produces MIAVQLLIGLLTLVVNAFFVGAEFALISVRRSQIEPLADSGNRRARSVIWGLEHVSAMLAAAQLGITLCTLVLGIVAEPAIEHLLEPVFDAVGVPHGVAATISFVIALALATYLHMLLGEMVPKNIALAEPTRSALLLGPPLVTLARTLRPVIFAINAFANTLLKLLRVEVKGEVAATFSDDELARMVTDAGHAGLLDDRAAERLHDALELGRRPVRDVVMPAEKVVYAQVGTTPEELEALAARTGFSRFPVLDAERRILGYLHVKDALDATPRDLPFPVSALRPIARVRAATPLDDVLTAMRRSRTHLAAVLDEDGKPAGLVTMEDVLRELVGRPAAP
- a CDS encoding maleylpyruvate isomerase N-terminal domain-containing protein, whose translation is MSDALLSTLAEALAELVTAVETSEDEDLDPDTAVKWLENTGHTLGRLGAADRRTLDGLFREAALRGPAGPRRDELLKVSEGLGLTEDAYAAGRDAAPESARRLGTPESVRPASPTASATTPPTASPDAACDVVAEHVLRFAALVREADPATPVPTCPGWTLADLTRHLGAVHRWAEHLVRTRAAVRVRVRDLPLDLPTDPAAYADWLTAGAESALTALRTTAPDLPVWSPGADPHARYYPRLLLAEAVVHLADAELALGGAAGAIDPRTAAAAIDHFLTDAPYVPWIAEPLAHLGRDGAVLRLTARDTGAVWTLTLGGGGFTRSRGAGGAEPTAGVTADTGELLLLLHRRYAADDPRFTHTGDRELLDDWLAATAL
- a CDS encoding SGNH/GDSL hydrolase family protein, whose product is MEINATYNSLVAVGDSFTEGMSDLKPDGSYGGWADVLAGRLAARSPGFRYANLAVRGKLIGQIVDEQVDLAAGMKADVVTLVGGLNDTLRPKVDMVRVRDLLTEAVERLTPSCGQLVLMRSPGRNGPVMERFRPRMEELFAHIDTLAARHGALVVDLYGAPSLGDPRLWDVDRLHLTADGHRRVAEAVWQTLGLAPEEDWRTPLPPGVRPGWASRRIADARFAREHLGPWIGRRLTGRSSGDGRAPKRPELLPYEPPAGA
- the purB gene encoding adenylosuccinate lyase, which produces MTAVTAKPRIPNVLAGRYASAELAVLWSPEQKVKLERQLWLAVLRAQKDLGIEVPDAALADYERVLDQVDLGSIAEREKVTRHDVKARIEEFNALAGHEHVHKGMTSRDLTENVEQLQIRLSLELMRDRTVAVLARLGKLSAEYAELVMAGRSHNVAAQATTLGKRFATAADELLVAYARLEELLGRYPLRGIKGPVGTAQDMLDLLGGDAGKLAELEQRIAGHLGFAHAFTSVGQVYPRSLDYDVVTSLVQLAAAPSSIAKTIRLMAGHELVTEGFKPGQVGSSAMPHKMNTRSCERVNGLMVILRGYASMTGELAGDQWNEGDVSCSVVRRVALPDAFFALDGLLETFLTVLDEFGAFPAVVARELDRYLPFLATTKVLMGAVRAGVGREVAHEAIKENAVASALAMREQGTVQNELLDKLAADERIPLDRAQLDELMADKLSFTGAAADQVAVVVSRIEEILKQHPEAAAYTPGAIL
- the mug gene encoding G/U mismatch-specific DNA glycosylase encodes the protein MVASGLSVLFCGINPGLMTAATGHHFARPGNRFWPVLHLSGFTPRQLRPDEQEELLTYGLGITNVVARPTARADELSREEYEEGGRLLVEKVERLAPRWLAVVGVTAYRTAFNEPKAVIGPQDRAIGSTRVWVLPNPSGLNAHWTTATMAEEFARLRAAAEA